The stretch of DNA GGCGACGCAGGAGCCATCATCCAGCACAAGACGCCCTTCGCCGGCTTCGCTGTAGTTCGCCGACAGGAGCACACCCTGCctgccgccgcaagtcttcagGGCTCTGGCCAAGGAAATGAGGGGAAagagaggggaggagggaggggcgggCTAATTTGGGGACCTGCATCCAGGCGCGCTGGAAGCGGATGCCGAATAGCATCTGCGCGGGGGAGGCGCCCTCCGACGCCGGCGCCtcggtggcgccggcgagctGGGAGCCGAAGATCTTCAGCGCCGCGAGCGTGTAGTCCATGGCGACCGGagcaggccgcgccgccgcagggagAGGTTGGGGGCCTTGGCCTCTTGCAAGCAGTTTCGAACGCGCTGGGCGCTGGTATTATTAAGTTCGTAAATGGGCTGGACCGCGCTGTCTTCAAAAACTGGCCACCCAAACTCACCTGGAAGAGATGGGCTGAAAGCTGAAGCCCGGGTCAAGTCTCAAGTGGTTGCGCATCTGGACCCAAACTCacctgcgggctgcggcgtCTTGCGGTCCCACTCGAAAGCGTATTTGCAGTTCGAGCTCCTCGCCTCCTCGGTTCCACCTTGCTGCCTCGCCGGCGAATCCTCGAGTTCGCTAACCTCCGCGGGCCACTCTGCAATGTCGGCGGGCGCGCCGCAAGAGGATGTCCTCGGGGAAGGCGAATCGGCGTGTGACGAAGTGCTCCCGCCACAGCAAGGACGGGAAGAAGCGGGGGAGCAGGAAGAGGATGACGGCgtcgaggtggaggaggaggaggaggaggcccctACGCACCTCCCGTTCGCGCCCTCTTCCGAGGTGCGTGCCCCCCCTTTTCCTCTCTTGCTCAGGTCCATCTGCTATGGAGGCGCGTGTGCTGGCTCGGGAGGGCATTCCGTCGAGCAGTTGGTGACTGCCGTGTGGGCAGCGGCTATGGCGGAAACGTGGCGGCTTTTTCTTAGCTGACCTGTTACATAGATGTGTTTGGCCTTCTGCTGTTCTACTGACGCTCGTTCTCCTTGTCATGACCTGCAGCTGCTCGATGATGTGACGACAGTTGATCCCAGCTACACCATCTCTCTTATACGGCAGCTAGTACCACAGGGTTCAAATGTGGAGAAAGAGTTCAGGTAAGCGTTGTGTTCACAAGTTGGAGTTATATGTTAGCAATTGGCAAACAAGATGATTGTATTAAATTCCTTTTTATACCCAATAAAACAGTGCTAAGCAAGGTGCCCCGGAAGAGAAAGGTGAAAATTCTGATAATGGGGAATCAGCACAACTTGAGAATAAGGATCCATGGGAAGAGTGTGGTTGTATTCTGTGGGACCTTGCAGCTAGTAAACCTCAAGCAGAACTGATGGTATACTTCATCAGTATATTTCTACTATTATATGTTTTCTCTGTAGATTGTTATGCTATGCAGAGCTTGTTATCATCGGTATAATTTCTACTATTATACAAGTAATGACTCTTCTCCGTGGTGGGGGTTCGGGGATTGTTTTAACATGTAATGCTGTTAGATTGATAAGGAAAAGAatagagaaagaaaaaagaaaaaagaacatTTACCCAAATGCTGTTATGTcagccattttttttcttttgctgccCCAAGAGAACGGATCGAGGTAGGATCATGTTACCCCTCACGCTTATTACTCTTTACTGGATGCAGGTCAGATCCTTGGGTGGAAGTTCAGGTTCTGAGTCCACCTGTTTTACAAATTTATGGTGATAGATCTACGATATTCCATTGAATTAGTTTTTGAATGCACAATATGGCACTAGATGTGAAGATATGTTGGACGCTGGGCCCATATGTCAGACTCATATTGATGGCATATTGTAGACCCATGAAGCTATTCCATGGGATATTGTAGAATCTCCCAACTTATCAGGGTGCTCTTGTGGGCAAGTTCAATTGTACATTGATACCGATAGAACCTGCTTTAAATTCTAAAACATGTTTATATTGTTGAATCATGCTAGTATTGGCCAACATTTGGATACAAAGAGTTGCACCTTGTCCAATAGCTCGGTGTAGCCTCAAAATTATCGCCGTTACTGTTGAAATTTTTAGAACCATTGGCGGATGTGCATCATATAATATTCTGCCGTAGCAAACTATGTTGAATGGTTTCAAAATGAAGAGTCTACACATGCGCACACCTTGAATTTTTTCTAATAACAATATTTGATTGTTAAAATCTCAAAAGAAAGTTTATTAATGATGCTCCTTGATACATAGAACCTTTTAGTTTATATCTAAGCTTTTCTTGAATTTGTTGCACTTTTTTGTTACTATGAGGATACATGCTGTATAGGTTTCTCAGGTGGATCTAGTGCTGCTAACAATGCAGATTCTAATTCTTGTAGATGAACAATCTTGTACTTGAAGTGCTGTTGGCAAACCTCCATGTAACTCAATCTCCTAGAGTGAAGGTGAAACAACACTTACCTTGTACCCTTGCTCACACTGCCCAATTTCTAATGGCCATATCTTAGCATTTTTTATTTGTTGAATTTTTTCTCTACCTGTACAGGAAATTTGCATTGGAATCATGGGGAATTTAGCCTGTCACAAATCTCTAGTTAGTGCAATTAGCATGCAAAATGGTTTGATTACTACGGTTGTGGATCAGCTATTCCAAGATGACTCTACTTGCCTTTCTGAAACATTCAGGTCAGGTTTTCATGAGTATGGATGTTATACTAATTACAGTAATCATGTAGTGCTTTCTTAGTATCTTATTTGCTAATGTAAAACTTGCCCTTTGCTAATTGATTCCCTTCTCCCTTATTGAGCCCTTCCAACTCTGTGAATTGTCTGCAGTGCCAACATTGTTCTAGCACTTTAAGGTTTGTCATCTTGAAACATAATTTGTGATTCCTGCCAAAAGTTACTGGCCTTTTGTGCTCCTTTACACGCCATGTACTTGTGCTGTCCCCTTTGCTTTGATTGATGTTGTATTGTTGTTTTTCTGTAGCCTGGCAAGTACGTGTGAGCTAGAACAAGAGTTCCTCATCAAAAGTTTGTCATGCTATAGACATAGTCAATATAATCTTTTTGTACAACAGGTTTTTAGCTGCTGTTCTTCGTAGCAGTGCATCTGTTTCTTGGGCTGAAGCTCTTTTACCTGATGAAATTCTTTCACGTGTTCTTTGGATCATTGGAAACACACTGAATTCTACATTACTCGAGAAGGTACAATACTGAATCCATATACAGCCTTCCTGTGACTAATCAGTCAATTTAATCTTGAAATTTTTAGTAACACATTCATTTTACTTAAATATTCTTATATATGACACATTCCTTTTAATATTTTGCTTGATGAACTTTGTCTGAGGATATCTATTAAACAGCTTTAAgctacaaaaataatttttgaACCCCTATGTTCCGCCCTCCCACTCCACCCACTTACACTTGCAGGAGAGGCAGTGGTTAATAGAAATTTTTGCAAAGGGAACATACGTATTGCAGTCCCTTCTGATGTGGTTTATATCTCTTAGTTTATTTTTTCTTTAATGACAATTAGGTCTGTATATTTGCATTTTAATTCTTGAGTTTACCATATCATTATGCATTATGATTGTGGTTGATATAGAGTAATTTACTGGCTATTCCATTCCTGTCAGCAGCCAATTGCTATGGTCTGGTCTTCTTGATTATTCTTATAATGTGTTTAGGCATCCAAATAAAGTTGCAGTTGCCCTTAACATAGGACTCCAATATTTATTAATACTGGTAACTGTCAGTTACCTGTAATGTACTTTGTGTAAGGAATTGGGATTTTACACTGTTTCTGTGAACAAATCCACAGCTATGGTGTTATTTGCAGTCTTAAATTCTTAATCTCTTATAACTATCATTTATCTGCCTATATGCTTTGTACAAATTTGAACCATTGAGCACAATTGTCAAGGATGGAGGCAATGGGTGACTAGGGGGTGCCATGGCTTCCCCCATTCCTACGCAATTCTACTAAATAGCTCTTTAAATCTTTTAGGTACAAAAGATAAAAATCATTACTTAGCACCATATATTGTTTACATCAACTCTTTTCGCCCCCCTCATCAAAATTTCCTGGCTCTGTCCTTGACAATTGTTGCTGTCTTCTCCTTGTTGTCCGGTTCAATTGAAACCATATTAGCTAATCAAACCCTTTCATGTTCTCCATGGAGTTTACTTACTCTGTTgcccttcttcttttttttctaaattgctTGCAAAGCATTGACTTTCTATCAACTGTCATTGATAATCAAGATGTGACTGCCATTCTTCTTCAGCCTTTGATAAAAGTGGGATTTGTTGATCATGTTATCAGTTTGTTAGCAagtgagataaaaaaaatatcagaTGAGAGTAAATTTGACAGGTACGGTGAGCAGTATTCTTGTGAATTGAACTAAGTTTAGAACATGCTCATTTCGTATAATATTATCTGTTATCTGCAAAAAGGTATTGTTCTCTGTTGCAGTACTGCATTTATTTTTGGAGAATTTTCATTAGATaattttctcgaacacgcactgcgtatctttgtattaagaggaAAGGAGTTTAGTCCAAATTACAAACCAGTAGCTCTCCTTGGACCAGGGGGAGGGCTGTAGAAAACGATGAAAAAATACTGTTACAAAGAAACTGAATCTAGGACTTGACCAAACAGCGCCTGCCACGGTCTACACTTGCTCAACCGACCTTCCGGGGTTCAAGGCAGCAAGCCCTTTAGCCCCAGCGAGACCCCAAAGAAGGGACTCCTCCTTGAAAGCTTGAAGAGCTCGCTGCAGATTCGGGGGCCAATCCCTCGAAGACACATGAATTCCGGTTTCCACAAAATCCAAGCTCCGATGATGCAAAGGGAGTTAAAACCCTTCCGGTGATGCTTCTGTAGTTTCTTCCAAGACCTTCTCCACCACTCAGTGAAGGATGCAATGTTGTTGCTGGGAGTTAGGTGGGATAAAATTTTCATTAGATAATAAGAACAATATATTTGATTATCCAGTTTTTTTATGGTCTAGAAATGAGGATTAGTGCTTCAACCATAATAACTGTTTACAGTTTTCTAATCTTCCTTTTACTGCAAAATTAGAATCCCTCCCTGTTTTGTGGGTTGCAGGCATTTCTTATTTTCTTGCAGATTGATCTGTCCTGTATTCCTTCTTTTAGTTTTGATTTGTTAACTGTAGTTATTTTGTTGTTGTTATCCTTGTTACTTCAATTTTAAGTTAATAACCTGGGACAGAAATGAAAATATAAGATTTCTCATTTTACGAACACATTTCAGGTCTGCTTCTCGTGATTTGATCTTTCATTTTATGGAAGAATTATCTGCAACAGACAGCTGTTTAGAAGTGATGTCATCAAGTGACCAGCTGATTCAAGTGCTTGATAAGATAATTAAGTTACCCGATAAATTTGAGGTGGGCACTATGCTTCCATTTTTGTTGATTTGATCATTAGAACATCTTGTTTAAGTTACAGTCTGGTTTACTCCCTTGTTTcggtatgattttttttaccatcAGTAAAACCATGAAATGAGAAAATATGCACTTAAGAATTTTTGAATTTGTATACTCAGTTACATACCTGATATTTCTATAGATAACATGCAATGTTGGTAACTGTGTTATATTTGCAAACTCTGCTTCAGGATTCAAGCTATTGTGCTTCTGTGGTGATGATACTAGCAAATCTTCTGGCAGATGGAAAACATACTGTGCCTAGTCTCTCTCATGGTGGGTCACATCTTACAAAGAATGCATCTTACCATTTGAAAATCACGTTTGTGTTATCATAATGCTTTGGCCTTTCGTTCTTTCAGATTTacccttcttggagggactctTTGACATTCTTCCTCTAGTTTGTGATGATAACCAAGCCCGGAACGCTCTCTGGTGTATCTTAGCACGTTTGCTGGCACAAGCACAAGGAATTGATATGAACTCTTCCTCTCTCGAGCATTTTGTATCATTGCTGTTAGGCAAGTTCATCCTCATCAAAGATGACCTTGAGAGCCACAGAGTTGAGAAAGAAGTGGAGTTGTCGGCTGAGGATACTTACTTCAAGCATGGTGTATCCACATCTGTATCCTTCCCAGTAAAATACTTTGCTTCTTTTTTTCCCCCAGGAAAACATAGTGACTTAATGGAGATGTTggacatttattttcttttgcaaaatttaaCACACCAAACATGATGAAACATACTGTAGAAGCACATTGTTGCTTTTCCTAAGCTTTTCGTACAGCTCAGCACGATCTGTTGTATCATGGAGAGATGGATTGCTGAGAAGTCCTCCTTGAGCGAAGAAGAGGATGCACCGACTGAAAGTACCATTGAAAATGCTAGAAAGCTGCTGAACTACTGCCAGAACTACGATATGTAGCTTGCTAACTGCAACTCTAGTCATTGCTGACATGTGGCTCTGCAAGGTTGCAGTGCGCAGCTGCTTGAGCGTGGAAAGTTGTTGTAACCTTCTATGTCAATTTGCATTGATATAGCTTGTAGAAGATGATATGTTAATCGATGCTTATGATTTAGTAACAATGATTGCTGACCTTGCTACACATGAAGGTGTTGTCATATTGCTAATCTTTGTTCGTTGTCCCCATTCTAGTCCAAGGTGGGCGGACCGGGATCAGGTGCAGTTGTAGTAGCGACTGCAACTTTAACAGTCACGGCACCGATGCCGCCCAAATATGATCCGACAGCTCCGTGTAAAAGGGTATTGTTCGTCTTCCTTTCTCCCACGCTATTCTCCTCTTGGCAGCTCTCCAGTGTATTCAAAAAAACAAAGTAGGTGCTGTCATTTATCCAGCATCTTCATCATGGTGAAGTCACGTGAATTGCAAAAAGGAATACAGTTAAGCTTGTGCTTGTGCAGGAAACCCCTTGATTGTCTGAATCTTAAACCTTATTACGCCGCACTTCATCGCCACCTTTGTCGTCGCTAGAAGTGGAGGTCTATGATTATAATCAGTCATACTTCTTATTTTTACTAGTCAAAGCTTACAACATAAACAATTTCAATAAGTCTATCAGAACTATGTCAATCAAACTtataatgtaaaaaaaattacaaaaaaaatagCTCATATGTCACTAGGAATTGAGATTCGCAACATAAGCTGTTTATGTTGCGAACGTCCACTTCCCTTGCTTAATTTTGTTGCAAAAGCCACCCTATAGTAAAAACATAATTGGTTGGTccatttttaatatttttggaGACCATAATTTAGTCTGtatcaaaaatacaaaattagtttttttttatgatAAAATTTGTCTGTTAGTAAATGGATAGAGCACGTTAAAATAAAATCAACTTACAAACGTGGTCAGAGGCTCAAAAAGAGTAAAAAAGCGTACACCGAACAGGAAGCCAGGAATCTTTCGGAGGTCCTTCACGCAAGAAGGCCAATCCGACTCAGCTATTCCCTCGCATCACCACACGTGACACGAGCTGGGACCCCAGTTAGGAGTACACCACTACAGCTCCCGCCCCGCATCACGGCCTTCCATTCCCCAATCTAGGGTGCGAgctccccgccaccgccggccatgCCCGACGCGGACGTCGACGTCGAgatgcgcgccgccggcgccgccaccgccaccgccgccgcagcctcaacCGCACCCAGCGACGACGATGGCGATGACGGCACcggggaggatgaggaggacggAGAGGACGTCgatgacgaggacgaggacgaggacgaggaggagcggaccgcgccggcgccggtcgaGGAGCCTCCCGCCCCGGCGCCCGTCTCGGCCTTTCCGGGAAACCCGAACCAGCTGACGCTGCTCTTCCAGGGCGAGATCTACGTGTTCGAATCCGTCACCCCCGATAAGGTCTCCCCCTCGATTCATTTCGTTCTGTTTTGCAATTCACGTGTGAAATGTGCAGCTCCAGAATCCCTGCGATCGAGTCAGAAATTTGACGTGCTTAGTGAATTCATTCGCGATTGAATATACCCTTGATGTTCTGTTTCTGTTTGGAGCCATTCGGCCATTCCCTTGTTGACTGGTGCACGTATTTGAACATCAGGACTTGCACACCTGTTCTCACCTCATTCTGGCTGAACTCTTTTCCCACCTGAGTTTGTGTTTGGATTGGAGTGCTCTAGTCAATATTGTTTTGAAGAAACATTGCTGACGTATGAGTATCGAGTACTGTCTCATTGACGAACGAAATGGTTGGTTTATGTTTGGAGTAATCGCCTAGTGGTTTTGAATTTTGAAGCAAATTTTGTGCTCATGTTGACTTGCATAGCTATACTTTTATGCAGCACAATGCTGTTGTTAGTAAGACTAGCTATACAGTGGCGAATCTAGGATTTCTAGTTAGGGTGGTccaatagattttttttaaaaaaatatattagtgAATGAGTCAATTTAatcttataaaaaatattttttttctcactttTCATCTTCTCAATTCAATTATACATAAGAAAATAATtagtagctatttctttgagtaATAAATAAGGACATACAAGAGAAAATTAGAAGATAAGAGATGGACCAAATCTTAGGGAGGGCCGGCCCACCCTCTAGATCCGCCCCTGCAGCTATACTATACCTGTGAAAATCTGTGTACTCTGTAGAAACCCCATTCTTCTGAATTATGTAACTTCACAGCAACTAGTAGCAACCACTGAGATTCTGTGATTCTAGTAATTTGCTTGAGGAAAATTTGCAACCCTGTAATAGCTTACCTTTTACCATGTAAGGAGCACATTAATAAACAGCATGGTAATCTGCACGACTCGTTAGTGCCATGAGCCATATGTTTACCATGGTACTTGAATATCCATCTGGTTCAATGTTTAGGCATAGGTaattctgcttcttcttctttatttttttttgaatttctaCCTCTCTGATCCGCTTCTGTTTTTTCTAAGCTGAAGTTTGTTTTCCAGGTTCAAGATGTCCTGTTACTGTTAGGACGTGGTGAACTACCACCTGATTATGCTGGCAAGGTTGTACCTAGTCAGAATGAGAACAAGGTATGCGTAAATTGTTCTGCAGTCTTTATGACAATAATTCTATCAGTGTTTCTGCGTCAATTATTGATAAGCAATTTAGCATTGTTTCTGTAGGGTTATGATGACATACTTCGGAGGACAGACATTCCTGCAAAAAGGGTTGCCTCTCTACTCAGGTTCCGTGAAAAACGGAAGGAAAGAAATTTTGATAAGAAAATACGTTACGCTGTTCGCAAAGAAGTTGCACTCAGGTTTGTATCACATCTTGAGAAAGCGTCAATTTTATTTCTAAATTCTATTACAAAAAGTCTAGATAAATTGTAGGTGTCGATTACCTGTATTTATTTTCTATCATCTGTGATCCTTCAGATTACATCTGATAGTGGAATTATCTTGGTGCCAATAGGATCAGAATATATTCCTGATAGTATTTTTTCGCTATTTTATCAGCATGCCATCCTCCTGCTACTTAATTGAACAAAATGATCATTGTTAGACCATGGCAATTGGTTTCACCGGAGATGCAACTAAACTCAGCAGCCTTTACTGTGATGACTAAAAATGTGTGCTGTTAGTCTTTCTCCTCTTACTTGAATTTCATCCTGACCAGCTCGTATGTATCAGAAAGGGAACCTGATTTGTCCAAGCTCCTAACTTTACTTGCttgttatttttcttttcttttcttttctttttggcaCTTGGTCAATTTCTttgttttgtaaatattgtCAGAGAATGAAAATTGAAGTAGTTGTTTTTTTTACAATAGCAATAGTGTGGTTCTATGACAAAATGCTACATATATTAGATAGCAGTTGTTGGAGGTCTATGCTGCTCAAAACCATGAGTACTACCTATGTTGGAACCTGACAGGGATAGCTAGGGTTCTAGGGCCTAGGATGCAAAGGAAGGTACATCCTCAGAACTGCATGGTACATAGTCATATAAAAGTCCTCTATTTCAAAACATGGAGCAAACTAGCGTATCCTCTAAACTGCATGGTACATTGCATATCTTAATAATTGGTGGTTATTTTTGTCACTCTCAGGATGCAACGCCGGAAGGGGCAATTTGCTGGAAGGGCCAGCCTGGAGGGAGAATCTCCAGCTCTTGTCTGTGATCCTGGTTCCCAAAGCTCAGGCCTAGATTTCGTGTCACGTGAATCAAAGTTTGTCTTGTATTCTATTAGTTTAACACTTGATATGCTCTTCTGTCTGTTAATGGAAAATTGACCCTTGTTTTTCGTATCATCTCTGCAGGTGTCAGAACTGTGGTACTAGTGAAAAGATGACCCCAGCAATGCGTCGTGGTCCTGCTGGTCCAAGGACTTTGTGCAATGCTTGTGGATTGATGTGGGCAAACAAGGTATGATTACATGCTTAAACATGTTGAATTCTTCCTCTCTTCCTGACGGCTGACATGATCATATTCATTTTCATTTTGTAAAGTTCGACAATCCCGTTAATGCATTTTCTTGTAACTTTTCCAGTCACAAAGTGTTCTGGATATGAACACAGTCCCTGAAGGGATGCTTTGTCATTAATTTCTAGTAAAATTATATACGTAAAACCAAATAAATTATAATATTATGGTAGCATTTTCCGAGATGAATCTATACATATCGCTTTCATGTGACAAGTCTAAAAAGATATGACAATATTCTAGGTCAAACAAATTGGTTGACTATTTATGTGTGGAGAGAGAACACATTATATTATACCCAGGTGGAattatttttgcatggttgaACTTGGAAAAATAGTTCTCCACAACATGGCTAACACTGTGCTTGTTCTACACATTAATATTCTGTTTTGCTGTTAAAATGCTTGCAGCAGTAGTGTATGCATGGTTTCTGGTTACAGCTTGATGGGTACAAATTCATTTCATGTTGCAGCCGAATTACAATGAGAGGGCTAATCTAGTCATTTTCATGTTGCTTGTGGAAGTCAGCAAATATGAACTTTAGTTGCATTGCCACCTTCTTTTTAAGAAAAATAATACTTCCCCATGGAGGTCTGCTATTGCACTTCAACGGTGATGTGTCAGAATAATAGTCGCATTGTTCTTTGGAGGTGAACAAAAGGTATCATTTAGCGCTTGAAAAGTTAAGGGAACCCATCTTTCATGTTATGCTTTTAGCAAACTGCTCCTTTGACTGTTATTATTTCCGTTGCTCAAAGATTGTGAGAAAGTGTAACCAGTTCTCTGTTCTATGAATTTATCTCAACTCTAGCCACCCACCCTAAACTTCTATCAGGATTTGACTGCTGATTCTTACATATGTACTTATAGCTACCACTTCACCTTTGGTAACTGTAGGGTACACTGAGAAGTTGCCCCAAGGCAAAAGTCGAATCTCATGTGGTTGCAATTGAGCAGGTTTCGGTTTCTATATACTCCTACTGAGCACACATTTCTGAGCTTTGAACGTTTCCATAATCTCAGAGAAATTATTCTCTCTCTCAGGCTGGAAATGACAACAAAGTGCTGGTGACACCGAAGAATGACAACACTTCTGTTTCTGCAAGCAATGGCGAAGTGTGAGTTCAAAACCTTTTTGCCCTTTTCCAGTGTTATTCAGGCAGGCAGCTCACGAACTTGTGTATTTGTCTTCTCCAGCACAATTGCAGCAGAGGCAGGAGCGCTAAAGGGTGACAGTATATAGCACATGATTGTTGAAGGAAAAGATCTCGGATCCTTTGCCTATAGCTAGACAAGACACCTCGATAGAAAGCTCTGCTATTGCAGAATACTGATTCTCGTCAAGTGTACATTCATTCCTTGCTTGAGAGTGTTAGGCATGTAATTAACATAAGGCGTCCGATTGATGTATGTTGTGTAAACTGTAAGCCAGATGGCATCTGTGGTGTTACATTTGCTGCTTTCCTGAGCATGTGACATTCACATAAGTCATAATCGAGGATTCTCATTCCCCGTTGTTTGCGCTGTCGTGTTAACCATCTTCTAATTGTGTCCGTCTGTGGTTAGTGTTCTGCAGCTACACGGACGGGGATGCCTGAACCAATTTCAGACAGCTGAGATTTGAAACTGCTGCTTTTCATATAGGTCGtgtgaaaaaaaggaaaaaaagaaaaatcatggaATGTTTTTGTCTAGTAACAATAGGCCGTCATTGCGATATTCTGATTGAAGAGACCTTGTGTAATGATGTGGCCATACCTGGCAGATTACGAAATCAGAGAAAGCTCGTGTCGTGGTTAATCATGGCTGGCTATCATCATGTGTTAGCGTGTGCAAAAGGTGAAAAGATGTGGGCTCGATACAAGGAACGGGCAGCTTGTGAGCATTTACCAAAAGCTTTACACGCCATAAATTATGTTTGGTCCATTTGAATTGTTAAAAAATATCTGCCAGGAACTGAACTGTTCCATGTCAAACTCCTGCATTTTCATCCACTTTTCATGACTTCACTTTACAATACTTTTTGTAACATAAGTGTACGACATAAAAAAATATGTGAAAAATGTTTGGACGACAATGGAATCTGGAGGAAATACTCTGTGGACCTTACATAGATGAGAGGTTTTTTTTATGGAAAAAGTGTATTTTTCATCCTCAAGTATTGCAAAATTGTGATATTAATCACTCATATTTCGTGTAAATTAACCCCTTAACTTACTAAACTGGTGCATTTATCACCCCCACCTTAATTTAACAATTGTTTAGTGTCATATATATTGGTTTAGATCATATAATTATCTTACAAACTATTGTCTAGCCACATCTAATATTAAGTCAATCGCTATAATAGTTCGATGTGAATTAGTTCCGTTAATTTTTCGAACAAAGTTTTTATGGGTATCCAGTTTAGAGGATTTACCGATTCTTTTAGACTTTATATCTTcaacttaggccctgtttagtttccaaaaaatttcctataatacccatcacatcgaatctcttgacacatgcatagagcattaaatggagttgaaaaaataactaattacgcaGTTTAGCTGATTAGCACGAGaagaatcttttaagccta from Panicum virgatum strain AP13 chromosome 9K, P.virgatum_v5, whole genome shotgun sequence encodes:
- the LOC120648321 gene encoding uncharacterized protein LOC120648321: MSAGAPQEDVLGEGESACDEVLPPQQGREEAGEQEEDDGVEVEEEEEEAPTHLPFAPSSELLDDVTTVDPSYTISLIRQLVPQGSNVEKEFSAKQGAPEEKGENSDNGESAQLENKDPWEECGCILWDLAASKPQAELMMNNLVLEVLLANLHVTQSPRVKEICIGIMGNLACHKSLVSAISMQNGLITTVVDQLFQDDSTCLSETFRFLAAVLRSSASVSWAEALLPDEILSRVLWIIGNTLNSTLLEKSIDFLSTVIDNQDVTAILLQPLIKVGFVDHVISLLASEIKKISDESKFDRSASRDLIFHFMEELSATDSCLEVMSSSDQLIQVLDKIIKLPDKFEDSSYCASVVMILANLLADGKHTVPSLSHDLPFLEGLFDILPLVCDDNQARNALWCILARLLAQAQGIDMNSSSLEHFVSLLLGKFILIKDDLESHRVEKEVELSAEDTYFKHGVSTSLSTICCIMERWIAEKSSLSEEEDAPTESTIENARKLLNYCQNYDM
- the LOC120648323 gene encoding GATA transcription factor 18-like isoform X2; the protein is MPDADVDVEMRAAGAATATAAAASTAPSDDDGDDGTGEDEEDGEDVDDEDEDEDEEERTAPAPVEEPPAPAPVSAFPGNPNQLTLLFQGEIYVFESVTPDKVQDVLLLLGRGELPPDYAGKVVPSQNENKGYDDILRRTDIPAKRVASLLRFREKRKERNFDKKIRYAVRKEVALRMQRRKGQFAGRASLEGESPALVCDPGSQSSGLDFVSRESKCQNCGTSEKMTPAMRRGPAGPRTLCNACGLMWANKGTLRSCPKAKVESHVVAIEQAGNDNKVLVTPKNDNTSVSASNGEVTIAAEAGALKGDSI
- the LOC120648323 gene encoding GATA transcription factor 18-like isoform X1, with protein sequence MPDADVDVEMRAAGAATATAAAASTAPSDDDGDDGTGEDEEDGEDVDDEDEDEDEEERTAPAPVEEPPAPAPVSAFPGNPNQLTLLFQGEIYVFESVTPDKFVFQVQDVLLLLGRGELPPDYAGKVVPSQNENKGYDDILRRTDIPAKRVASLLRFREKRKERNFDKKIRYAVRKEVALRMQRRKGQFAGRASLEGESPALVCDPGSQSSGLDFVSRESKCQNCGTSEKMTPAMRRGPAGPRTLCNACGLMWANKGTLRSCPKAKVESHVVAIEQAGNDNKVLVTPKNDNTSVSASNGEVTIAAEAGALKGDSI